The following proteins are co-located in the Paenibacillus sp. FSL H8-0079 genome:
- the speB gene encoding agmatinase — protein sequence MKLDQAYSGNVFICSSEDYENSKAVIYGMPMDYTVSFRPGSRFGPSHIRQASVGLEEYSPYLDKSIVDMTYFDAGDLLLPFGNAGRSLEVIHEYIGSLLADDKFPVGLGGEHLVTWPVIQQMYKKYPDLILIHIDAHADLRENYEGEPLSHSTPVRKAAELMGGKNIYQFGIRSGSREEFQYGRENINFYPFEVAAPMKEALPKMGNRPVYVTIDIDVLDPSAAPGTGTAEAGGITSKELLEAIHMIAGSDVNVVGCDLVEVAPIYDSTQQTQIVAAKLIREMLLGFVK from the coding sequence TATTTGCAGCTCTGAGGATTATGAGAACTCGAAAGCAGTTATCTATGGAATGCCGATGGATTATACCGTCAGCTTCCGTCCGGGTTCCCGTTTTGGCCCATCTCATATCCGTCAAGCATCGGTTGGACTTGAAGAGTACAGCCCGTACCTCGACAAAAGCATTGTAGACATGACGTACTTTGACGCTGGAGACTTGCTCTTGCCTTTCGGTAACGCGGGACGCAGCCTTGAAGTAATTCATGAATACATTGGTAGCCTATTGGCTGACGACAAATTCCCAGTTGGTCTCGGTGGCGAGCATCTGGTTACTTGGCCGGTCATCCAACAAATGTACAAGAAATACCCGGATCTTATCTTGATTCATATTGATGCACACGCAGATCTTCGTGAAAACTATGAAGGCGAGCCACTGTCACACTCCACACCAGTACGTAAAGCAGCTGAGTTGATGGGTGGCAAAAACATCTATCAGTTCGGTATTCGTTCTGGCTCCCGTGAGGAGTTCCAGTATGGTCGCGAGAACATTAACTTCTATCCATTTGAAGTGGCAGCTCCGATGAAGGAAGCTCTTCCGAAGATGGGCAATCGTCCGGTATACGTAACCATCGACATCGATGTACTTGATCCGTCAGCAGCACCAGGAACAGGTACAGCAGAAGCGGGCGGTATTACGTCCAAGGAACTTCTGGAAGCCATCCACATGATCGCTGGATCTGATGTAAATGTAGTTGGTTGTGATCTGGTTGAGGTTGCACCAATCTATGATTCAACACAACAGACACAGATTGTAGCTGCGAAGCTGATCCGTGAAATGCTGCTTGGATTCGTGAAATAA